A region of Ornithodoros turicata isolate Travis chromosome 5, ASM3712646v1, whole genome shotgun sequence DNA encodes the following proteins:
- the LOC135394068 gene encoding glutamate receptor U1-like: MTFLSALSQHFNFTFTLVPNPEGTFGGVDGERWKGIIGMVHRKEVDVSFGGLSIMYNRAKYVDYIHPYIVDCFAFVTKVPRRMPFTHAIVQPFRVEVWLGLLASLAVGAIVLRLLQRWTPGHSLVGRVPDLWLLLATLAYQSGWRSEYQTTSYRIFRGTWLVLAVVLAQAYCGVLLAVLSIPQYEEDIDTVSQLEEAIKSGKMTAGTANGTAQVRLIQMSTTTIMMLIRRLLDEDYDLLVPRKAFGLEKAIHENYGYIDTRMGLVAALSDMKATTVKVSTGHMGNSYMSMAFQRNCFYRPHIDTVAQRFLETGHFIKWLRDDAFRYFPRVLPDDDGPEFSPLTTSDLVSAVIILLGGFSIASVVLAIEVFHFRYQARRKRRSTKSGKNRIALQPHSLLMRGEDVFKPSHRNPLNKRGKSRFVHQKY; this comes from the exons ATGACGTTTCTATCTGCCCTCTCCCAACATTTCAATTTCAC ATTCACGTTGGTGCCAAACCCGGAGGGAACATTTGGAGGCGTGGATGGCGAACGCTGGAAAGGCATAATTGGCATGGTGCACCGAAAG GAAGTAGATGTCTCCTTCGGCGGCCTCAGCATCATGTACAACAGGGCCAAGTACGTCGACTACATTCACCCTTACATTGTGGACTGCTTCGCCTTCGTCACAAAAGTGCCCAGACGGATGCCCTTCACCCACGCCATAGTGCAACCCTTTCGAGTCGAG GTCTGGCTGGGCCTCCTGGCATCGCTTGCCGTGGGCGCTATCGTACTGCGACTCCTACAGCGCTGGACTCCAGGTCACTCTCTGGTCGGCAGAGTACCAGACTTGTGGCTCTTACTGGCCACACTCGCCTACCAGA GCGGATGGCGTTCGGAATATCAAACTACCAGCTATCGTATCTTCCGTGGCACATGGCTGGTTCTTGCGGTTGTGTTGGCACAGGCGTACTGCGGCGTTCTGCTTGCAGTGCTCAGCATACCTCAGTACGAGGAGGACATAGACACTGTAAGTCAGCTGGAGGAGGCCATAAAGAGCGGGAAGATGACAGCAGGCACTGCCAATGGAACAGCGCAAGTTAGACTCATCCAG ATGTCGACGACAACCATCATGATGCTTATCCGACGTCTGCTGGACGAAGATTACGACCTGTTGGTTCCTCGCAAGGCCTTCGGTCTTGAGAAGGCTATCCACGAAAATTACGGCTATATCGACACCAGAATGGGTCTGGTCGCTGCTCTGTCAGATATGAAGGCCACCACCGTGAAGGTGTCTACCGGGCACATGGGGAACTCTTATATGTCCATGGCCTTCCAGAGGAACTGCTTCTACAGGCCACATATCGACACTGT GGCGCAGAGGTTCTTGGAGACCGGTCACTTCATAAAGTGGCTAcgggacgacgcctttcgctACTTCCCACGGGTTCTGCCTGATGATGATGGCCCCGAGTTCTCTCCCCTGACCACGTCAGATCTTGTGAGCGCAGTGATCATCTTGCTGGGAGGCTTCAGCATCGCTTCTGTAGTCCTTGCAATCGAGGTGTTTCACTTCCGATATCAGGCTCGTCGGAAGCGCCGGAGTACCAAAAGCGGTAAAAACCGTATAGCGCTCCAGCCCCATTCTCTCTTGATGCGAGGGGAGGATGTGTTTAAACCCTCCCACCGAAACCCACTTAACAAAAGAGGCAAATCTAGATTTGTCCACCAGAAGTACTGA
- the LOC135395319 gene encoding glutamate receptor U1-like has protein sequence MCGLAHRDHGYWQLHQSLSGLHMFIGTLHNPPHSRLQSVHKDFCTTPERCFDGFEMTFLSTLSQHFNFTFTLVPNPERKFGGVDGERWSGMIGMVHRKEVDVSLGGLSIFYNRVKYVDYIYPYIVDCFAFVTKVPRRMPFTQAIVQPFRIQVWLSLLASLAVGAIVLRLLKRWTPGHSLVGQVPDLWLLLATLAYQSGWRSEYQTTSYRIFRGTWLVLAVVLAQAYCCVLLAVLSVPQYEKDINTVSQLEEAIKGGKMRAGTANGTAQAWLIQSSTSTIMMLIRRLLDEDYDLLIPGKALGLEKAIHENYGYIDTRMGLVAALSDLKATTVKVSTGHMGNAYMSMVFQRNCFYRPHIDTVAQRFLETGHFTKWLRDDAFRNFPRVLPDDDGNFSPLTTSDLVSAVFILLGGFSIASVVLAIEVFHFRYQARRKCRSTKRGKNRVTLEPRSFLLLGEGAFKPSHLNPLNKRGKSRFVHQKY, from the exons ATGTGCGGCCTCGCCCACCGTGACCATGGATACTGGCAGCTTCACCAGTCGCTAAGCGGACTACATATGTTCATCGGTACTCTTCAC AATCCTCCTCACTCAAGGCTTCAAAGTGTTCACAAGGACTTTTGCACAACACCGGAACGTTGCTTTGACGGCTTCGAAATGACATTTCTATCTACCCTCTCCCAACATTTCAATTTCAC GTTCACGTTGGTGCCAAACCCGGAGAGAAAATTTGGAGGCGTGGATGGCGAACGCTGGAGCGGCATGATTGGCATGGTGCACCGAAAG GAAGTAGATGTCTCCTTGGGCGGCCTCAGCATCTTCTACAACAGGGTCAAGTACGTCGACTACATTTACCCTTACATTGTGGACTGCTTCGCCTTCGTCACAAAAGTGCCCAGACGGATGCCCTTCACACAAGCCATAGTGCAACCCTTTCGAATCCAG GTCTGGCTGAGCCTTCTGGCATCGCTTGCCGTGGGCGCTATCGTACTGCGACTCCTAAAACGCTGGACTCCAGGTCACTCTCTGGTCGGCCAAGTACCAGACTTGTGGCTCTTACTGGCCACACTCGCCTACCAGA GCGGATGGCGTTCGGAATATCAAACTACCAGCTATCGTATCTTCCGTGGCACATGGCTGGTTCTTGCGGTTGTGTTAGCACAGGCGTACTGCTGCGTCCTACTTGCAGTGCTCAGCGTACCTCAGTACGAGAAGGACATAAACACTGTGAGTCAGCTGGAGGAGGCCATAAAGGGCGGGAAGATGAGAGCCGGCACTGCCAATGGAACAGCGCAAGCTTGGCTCATCCAG TCGTCGACGTCAACCATCATGATGCTTATCCgacgtttgctggacgaagatTACGACCTGTTGATTCCTGGCAAGGCCCTCGGTCTTGAGAAGGCTATTCACGAAAATTACGGCTACATCGACACCAGAATGGGTCTGGTCGCTGCTCTGTCAGATTTGAAGGCCACCACCGTGAAGGTGTCTACCGGGCACATGGGGAACGCTTATATGTCCATGGTCTTCCAGAGGAACTGCTTCTACAGGCCACATATCGACACTGT GGCGCAGAGGTTCTTGGAGACCGGTCACTTCACAAAGTGGCTAcgggacgacgcctttcgcaaCTTCCCACGGGTCCTGCCTGATGATGATGGCAATTTCTCTCCCCTGACCACGTCAGATCTTGTTAGCGCAGTGTTCATCTTGCTGGGAGGCTTCAGCATCGCTTCTGTAGTCCTTGCAATCGAGGTGTTTCACTTCCGATATCAGGCTCGTCGAAAGTGCCGGAGCACCAAACGCGGTAAAAACCGTGTAACGCTAGAGCCCCGTTCTTTCTTGCTGCTTGGGGAGGGTGCGTTTAAGCCCTCCCACCTAAACCCACTTAACAAAAGAGGCAAATCGAGATTTGTCCACCAGAAGTACTGA
- the LOC135395210 gene encoding endothelin-converting enzyme 1-like: MSDELHVLHDDDKPGRNLNKIYFTVGVLSGCILVLFSTCAVANSSHVAPNASTLNVNGTCHTHPCHLLRQRLNASLNPSQQPCTNFYRFVCSRNGSDQLAGQMAFDQVWTEEALHKAFHKVDDNPWMPSTGQTDAQKFAAFYLSCCRILSPHAHNVKSLKQFLRFFNFSWPKVRANQTQAFDLIVRMELQYNMGVFFRFGISLKRANAWDFTLKPPRMSKFIYSPTRKEKYVMYLDKLVKLMSRAKRHVSIVDSILRMEEELYQLALLQDKQRVDIRNLASLTPGIGPGMWIETFGKYFALSKFFTNHTVVIRSSRYFQALFSSLSHKEGALYLGWRVARFAGCFTHQVRTLEEAVQLNFDSCSQPIHKPKHFCRAVASKLMLPQLVAFATSALTSQEEVQGVHTIVENVRKSIVNGITLNPWLDNQTKIMGLEKLKKIRYLLPEMDNTTVTELPDMGPDFLQNWIHVAARGSAGNINVEGRIKRLYQEQVHFDIFKNQLHVPVSATKLPLYSDQLPASANYGRLGQLVANGILRSLDAQGKAVDERGRKNLWWSQNFTNIYKGRRACFARSYNATSKSNKANIVEDVINSAAIRYAYSAYKAVEDKTDGAILEGFSADQTFFLSYCHAFCDNVKDGENRCNKPLANTEEFSRAFVCRPNDPMSPSDRCYLW, from the coding sequence ATGTCGGACGAACTGCACGTGCTCCATGACGATGATAAGCCAGGACGAAACCTAAACAAGATCTACTTCACAGTAGGAGTCCTTAGCGGCTGCATCCTAGTGCTCTTCTCGACATGTGCCGTTGCCAACAGCTCTCACGTTGCCCCCAATGCGTCCACCCTCAACGTGAACGGCACCTGCCACACTCACCCCTGCCACCTACTTCGACAACGACTCAATGCTTCCCTCAACCCCAGCCAACAGCCTTGCACAAATTTCTACCGCTTCGTCTGCAGCCGCAACGGCAGTGACCAACTGGCCGGCCAGATGGCGTTCGACCAAGTATGGACGGAGGAAGCTCTGCACAAAGCGTTCCACAAGGTGGACGACAACCCCTGGATGCCAAGCACGGGTCAAACCGATGCGCAAAAGTTCGCAGCCTTTTACCTGTCCTGTTGTCGTATCCTGAGCCCGCACGCGCACAACGTGAAGAGTCTTAAGCAGTTCCTCCGGTTCTTCAACTTTTCTTGGCCCAAGGTTCGCGCGAATCAGACGCAGGCATTCGATTTGATCGTAAGGATGGAGCTTCAGTACAACATGGGAGTGTTTTTCCGTTTCGGAATCTCCCTGAAGCGAGCGAATGCCTGGGACTTCACTCTGAAGCCGCCAAGGATGTCGAAATTCATCTACTCCCCAACACGCAAAGAAAAGTACGTCATGTACCTAGACAAGTTGGTCAAGCTGATGAGCAGGGCGAAAAGACACGTCAGCATCGTAGACTCAATATTAAGAATGGAGGAAGAGCTTTATCAGCTGGCTCTCTTGCAAGATAAACAGCGCGTGGACATCAGGAACTTGGCCTCGTTAACTCCTGGCATTGGCCCAGGAATGTGGATCGAGACATTTGGCAAGTACTTTGCGCTGTCCAAGTTCTTCACCAACCACACCGTAGTCATTCGAAGCTCCCGATATTTCCAGGCGTTGTTCTCCTCTCTGTCCCACAAAGAAGGCGCTCTTTACTTGGGGTGGCGAGTGGCTCGCTTTGCGGGCTGTTTCACGCACCAAGTTCGAACCCTAGAGGAGGCCGTACAGCTCAACTTCGACTCTTGCAGCCAACCTATTCACAAACCGAAACATTTCTGCCGCGCTGTGGCATCGAAACTGATGCTCCCTCAGCTTGTAGCTTTCGCAACCAGTGCTCTGACAAGCCAGGAGGAGGTCCAAGGAGTCCACACCATAGTCGAAAATGTCAGGAAATCTATCGTTAACGGTATCACCCTGAACCCCTGGCTCGACAACCAAACCAAGATAATGGGGCTCGAAAAGTTGAAGAAAATACGTTACCTTTTGCCAGAGATGGATAACACAACTGTTACAGAGTTGCCGGATATGGGACCGGATTTCTTGCAGAACTGGATCCATGTAGCTGCAAGGGGAAGCGCCGGCAATATAAACGTCGAAGGTCGTATCAAGCGCCTGTACCAGGAACAAGTGCACTTCGATATATTTAAGAACCAACTTCATGTTCCCGTTTCCGCCACCAAACTCCCGCTTTATTCCGATCAGTTACCAGCTTCCGCAAATTACGGCCGACTTGGACAACTGGTGGCTAACGGAATCTTACGTAGCCTCGACGCCCAAGGGAAGGCCGTGGACGAGAGAGGCCGCAAGAATCTCTGGTGGTCCCAAAACTTCACAAACATCTACAAAGGTCGTAGGGCGTGCTTCGCTAGGTCGTACAACGCGACAAGTAAATCGAACAAAGCAAACATCGTGGAAGACGTCATCAATAGCGCTGCAATTCGTTACGCTTACAGCGCTTACAAGGCTGTCGAAGACAAGACTGATGGTGCTATACTAGAGGGCTTCAGCGCGGATCAGACTTTCTTTTTGTCTTATTGTCACGCGTTCTGCGATAATGTCAAGGATGGGGAGAACCGCTGTAACAAGCCCTTGGCGAATACGGAGGAGTTTTCCCGCGCTTTTGTGTGCAGGCCCAACGATCCGATGAGTCCTAGTGATAGGTGCTACCTGTGGTGA